From Thamnophis elegans isolate rThaEle1 chromosome 12, rThaEle1.pri, whole genome shotgun sequence, one genomic window encodes:
- the VASP gene encoding vasodilator-stimulated phosphoprotein isoform X2, protein MSESVVCSTRATVMLYDDANKKWVPAGTGAQAFSRIQIYHSPANNSFRVVGRKMQPDQQVVINSPIVKGLKYNQATPNFHQWRDARQVWGLNFSSKEDASQFANGMMNALEALDTGNSVPPLRPTQNGPTADDLAEQQKRHPQQLEKEPPEQPERRGPIGAPQVAPPSGGPPPPPGPPPAPPGPPPGPPGPPPGAPSGPPPPPGPPPPPGPPPLTSGGGPPPAPPLPASLGPGGGGGAPTGLAAALAGAKLKKSGKEEGAKPTPGGGAPPSAPGGGGLMEEMSAKLARRRVAEQSEKVVPKKEEAPGQQEDADATGAKPTDAFRRPWEKSSTTLPRMKSAGAMTAGEPAGGAGDESELERVKQELLQEVRRELQKVKEEIIQAFIAELRKRGSP, encoded by the exons ATGAG CGAGTCGGTGGTCTGCAGCACCCGTGCCACGGTGATGCTTTACGACGATGCCAATAAAAAATGGGTCCCGGCAGGAACTGGCGCCCAGGCCTTCAGCCGCATCCAGATCTACCACAGTCCTGCCAACAACAGCTTCCGGGTGGTGGGCCGCAAGATGCAGCCGGACCAGCAG GTGGTCATCAACAGTCCGATCGTGAAGGGGCTGAAGTACAACCAGGCCACGCCCAACTTCCACCAGTGGCGGGATGCGCGCCAGGTCTGGGGGCTCAACTTCAGCAGCAAAGAGGATGCCAGCCAGTTTGCCAATGGCATGATGAATGCCCTGGAGGCCCTGGACACGG GAAACTCTGTGCCCCCCCTGCGCCCCACCCAGAACGGACCCACCGCAGATGATCTGGCCGAGCAGCAGAAAAG GCACCCACAGCAGCTGGAGAAGGAGCCGCCGGAGCAGCCAGAGCGACGGGGGCCCATCGGAG CCCCTCAGGTCGCCCCTCCATCGGGGGGCCCTCCGCCGCCCCCGGGACCACCTCCAGCTCCCCCTGGGCCGCCCCCGGGACCTCCAGGGCCACCACCGGGAGCCCCCAGtggccctccccctcctcctgggcCACCCCCTCCGCCGGGCCCACCCCCTCTGACCTCAGGAGGGGGGCCgcccccagcccctcccctccctgcttCCCTGGGCCCCGGTGGAGGGGGCGGAGCACCCACCGGCTTGGCGGCAGCCCTGGCCGGAGCAAAGCTGAAGAAGTCGGGCAAG GAGGAAGGGGCcaagcccacccctggtggagGAGCCCCCCCCAGtgctcccgggggaggggggctgaTGGAAGAAATGAGTGCCAAGTTAGCCAGGCG GAGAGTGGCGGAGCAAAGCGAGAAGGTCGTTCCAAAGAAGGAGGAAGCCCCTGGGCAG CAAGAAGACGCTGATGCCACTGGTGCCAAGCCCACAG ATGCCTTCCGGAGACCGTGGGAGAAGTCCAGTACGACATTACCTAG AATGAAATCTGCTGGAGCCATGACGGCCGGGGAGCCCGCGGGGGGCGCAGGGGATGAATCCGAGCTGGAGCGGGTGAAACAG gaactcCTGCAGGAGGTTCGGCGTGAACTACAGAAGGTCAAAGAGGAGATAATCCAAG CATTCATCGCGGAGCTTCGGAAGAGGGGGTCTCCTTAG
- the VASP gene encoding vasodilator-stimulated phosphoprotein isoform X1: protein MSESVVCSTRATVMLYDDANKKWVPAGTGAQAFSRIQIYHSPANNSFRVVGRKMQPDQQVVINSPIVKGLKYNQATPNFHQWRDARQVWGLNFSSKEDASQFANGMMNALEALDTGNSVPPLRPTQNGPTADDLAEQQKRHPQQLEKEPPEQPERRGPIGAPQVAPPSGGPPPPPGPPPAPPGPPPGPPGPPPGAPSGPPPPPGPPPPPGPPPLTSGGGPPPAPPLPASLGPGGGGGAPTGLAAALAGAKLKKSGKEEGAKPTPGGGAPPSAPGGGGLMEEMSAKLARRRRVAEQSEKVVPKKEEAPGQQEDADATGAKPTDAFRRPWEKSSTTLPRMKSAGAMTAGEPAGGAGDESELERVKQELLQEVRRELQKVKEEIIQAFIAELRKRGSP, encoded by the exons ATGAG CGAGTCGGTGGTCTGCAGCACCCGTGCCACGGTGATGCTTTACGACGATGCCAATAAAAAATGGGTCCCGGCAGGAACTGGCGCCCAGGCCTTCAGCCGCATCCAGATCTACCACAGTCCTGCCAACAACAGCTTCCGGGTGGTGGGCCGCAAGATGCAGCCGGACCAGCAG GTGGTCATCAACAGTCCGATCGTGAAGGGGCTGAAGTACAACCAGGCCACGCCCAACTTCCACCAGTGGCGGGATGCGCGCCAGGTCTGGGGGCTCAACTTCAGCAGCAAAGAGGATGCCAGCCAGTTTGCCAATGGCATGATGAATGCCCTGGAGGCCCTGGACACGG GAAACTCTGTGCCCCCCCTGCGCCCCACCCAGAACGGACCCACCGCAGATGATCTGGCCGAGCAGCAGAAAAG GCACCCACAGCAGCTGGAGAAGGAGCCGCCGGAGCAGCCAGAGCGACGGGGGCCCATCGGAG CCCCTCAGGTCGCCCCTCCATCGGGGGGCCCTCCGCCGCCCCCGGGACCACCTCCAGCTCCCCCTGGGCCGCCCCCGGGACCTCCAGGGCCACCACCGGGAGCCCCCAGtggccctccccctcctcctgggcCACCCCCTCCGCCGGGCCCACCCCCTCTGACCTCAGGAGGGGGGCCgcccccagcccctcccctccctgcttCCCTGGGCCCCGGTGGAGGGGGCGGAGCACCCACCGGCTTGGCGGCAGCCCTGGCCGGAGCAAAGCTGAAGAAGTCGGGCAAG GAGGAAGGGGCcaagcccacccctggtggagGAGCCCCCCCCAGtgctcccgggggaggggggctgaTGGAAGAAATGAGTGCCAAGTTAGCCAGGCG AAGGAGAGTGGCGGAGCAAAGCGAGAAGGTCGTTCCAAAGAAGGAGGAAGCCCCTGGGCAG CAAGAAGACGCTGATGCCACTGGTGCCAAGCCCACAG ATGCCTTCCGGAGACCGTGGGAGAAGTCCAGTACGACATTACCTAG AATGAAATCTGCTGGAGCCATGACGGCCGGGGAGCCCGCGGGGGGCGCAGGGGATGAATCCGAGCTGGAGCGGGTGAAACAG gaactcCTGCAGGAGGTTCGGCGTGAACTACAGAAGGTCAAAGAGGAGATAATCCAAG CATTCATCGCGGAGCTTCGGAAGAGGGGGTCTCCTTAG